Proteins encoded together in one Ipomoea triloba cultivar NCNSP0323 chromosome 4, ASM357664v1 window:
- the LOC116015088 gene encoding RAB6A-GEF complex partner protein 1-like, protein MYMPFGWPQVIPLEPGICPSSLRIVYLKVTNRFLLVVSPTHLELWSSSQHRVRIGKYERDSGSILKEGDNLQAVWSSETKLIAVLTSSLYLQILKVNFTEKKIQLGGKQPSVLVLANVTLLLNEQAPFADKNLTVSNIICDSRNMLVGLSDGSLYNISWKGEFCGAFHLDAQLHDGSEAIKISNSLENGLASVGVQVDSELNHYSSKSSGVIYLDFSIPLRLLFVLFSDGQLVLCSVSKKGFRQAESVKAEKRLGSGDAVCVSVASDQQILAVGTTRGVVELYDLAESVSLLRSVSLYDWGYSVEDTGAVNCIAWTPDNSAFAVGWKLRGLTVWSVSGCRLMSTICQIGLSSVSSPVIKPNQEYKNEPMMGGTSLMHWDEHGYRLYAIEEGSLERIIAFAFGKCCLNRGVSGTTYVRQVIYGEDRLLVVQSEDTDELRILHLNLPVSYLSQNWPVLHVAASRDGMYLAVAGFHGLILYDLRLKKWRVFGDITQEQKIQCRGLLWLGKIVVVCNYDSSSNTYELLFYPRYHLDQGSLLCRKPLLAKPMVMDVYQDYILVTYRPFDVHIFHVKLSGELTPSKSPDLELSTVRELSIMTAKSHPAAMRFIPDQLPRESINENGVSLASHVLTREPSRCLILRTNGELSLLDLDEGRERDLTDSVELFWVTCGQSEEKTNLIEEVSWLDYGHRGMQVWYPSPGVDSFKQEDFLQLDPELEFDREVYPLGLLRNAGVVVGVSQRMSFSACTEFPCFEPSPQAQTILHCLLRHLLQRDKMQEALRLAQLSAEKPHFSHCLEWLLFTVFEAEISRQNTNKNHTTVPNHATSCSLLEKTCDLIRNFPEYFDVAVSVARKTDARHWADLFAAAGRSTELFEECFQNRWYRTAACYILVIAKLEGPAVSQYCAMRLLQAALDESLYELAGELVRFLLRSGREYEPTTTDSEKLSPRFFGYFLFSSSFGRQALDSKGSFKEQSPHISSVKNILESHASYLMCGKELSKLVAFVKATQFDLVEYLQRERYGSARLDNFASGLELIGQKLQMETLQSRLDAEFLLAQMCSVKFKEWIVVLATLLRRSEVLFDLFQHDLRLWNAYSTTLQSHPAFAEYHDLLAFLELKLRPTSNPEEK, encoded by the exons ATGTATATGCCATTTGGATGGCCACAGGTCATCCCGCTGGAGCCAGGAATTTGTCCTTCTTCTCTGCGGATTGTGTATCTGAAAGTCACCAATCGGTTTTTGCTCGTTGTGTCGCCTACACACCTCGAGCTCTGGTCGTCTTCTCAG CATAGAGTGAGAATCGGGAAGTATGAGAGAGATTCGGGTTCCATTCTGAAGGAAGGCGATAATTTGCAGGCCGTATGGAGTTCTGAGACGAAATTAATTGCCGTTCTT ACATCTTCTTTGTATCTCCAAATTCTTAAGGTTAATTTTACAGAAAAGAAAATACAACTTGGAGGGAAACAACCGTCTGTGTTGGTTCTAGCGAACGTTACTTTACTCTTGAATGAGCAGGCTCCATTTGCTGACAAGAATTTGACAGT GAGCAATATTATCTGTGATAGCAGAAACATGTTAGTTGGACTCTCTGACGGATCACTGTACAACATATCTTGGAAGGGTGAG TTTTGTGGAGCCTTTCATCTTGATGCTCAGCTTCATGATGGTAGTGAGgctattaaaatttcaaattctcTGGAAAATGGTCTAGCTTCTGTTGGAGTTCAAGTTGATTCTGAACTTAATCATTATTCATCAAAATCATCTGGTGTGATCTACCTGGACTTTTCCATACCTTTAAGGTTACTGTTTGTGCTATTTTCGGATGGACAACTTGTCCTGTGTTCTGTGAGCAAGAAGGGCTTCAGGCAAGCTGAGTCTGTCAAAGCTGAAAAGAGGTTGGGCTCTGGTGATGCTGTATGTGTCTCTGTTGCTTCAGACCAACAAATTCTTGCTGTTGGTACCACAAGAGGTGTTGTTGAGTTGTATGATCTAGCAGAATCGGTTTCACTATTACGTTCAGTTTCTTTATATGACTGGGG ATATTCTGTGGAAGATACTGGTGCTGTAAATTGTATTGCATGGACACCTGACAATTCTGCTTTTGCAGTTGGCTGGAAGTTAAGAGGACTCACAGTTTGGTCTGTTTCTGGCTGCCGATTAATGTCTACCATCTGCCAAATTGGATTAAGTTCTGTATCTTCTCCAGTAATTAAgccaaatcaagaatataaaaaTGAACCCATGATGGGTGGAACCTCCCTGATGCACTGGGATGAACATGGATACAGGCTTTATGCTATTGAGGAAGGATCTTTGGAGAGAATAATTGCATTCGCTTTTGGGAAATGCTGCCTCAACAGAGGAGTTTCTGGGACAACTTATGTTCGCCAAGTTATATACGGTGAAGATAGGTTACTTGTTGTGCAATCAGAAGATACTGATGAACTCAGAATCTTGCATCTCAACCTTCCG GTTTCTTATCTTTCCCAAAATTGGCCTGTTCTACATGTAGCTGCTAGCAGAGATGGGATGTACTTGGCTGTTGCTGGTTTTCATGGGTTGATCCTGTATGACCTACGTTTAAAAAAATGGCGTGTTTTTGGAGATATTACTCAGGAACAAAAAATTCAATGCAGAGGCTTGCTATGGCTGGGGAAAATTGTTGTTGTTTGCAACTATGATAGTTCTTCCAATAC GTACGAATTACTTTTCTACCCGAGATATCACCTTGATCAAGGTTCACTACTTTGCCGGAAACCTTTGCTTGCAAAGCCAATGGTCATGGATGTTTATCAAGATTATATACTTGTCACTTACCGCCCGTTCGATGTCCATATTTTTCATGTGAAGCTGTCTGGTGAACTGACACCTTCGAAGTCACCGGATTTAGAG CTTTCTACAGTACGAGAGCTCTCGATCATGACTGCAAAGAGCCATCCTGCAGCAATGCGGTTTATCCCCGATCAGCTTCCTAGGGAATCTATCAATGAGAATGGTGTATCATTAGCATCTCATGTCTTAACCAGGGAGCCTTCTAG GTGCTTGATTCTCAGGACAAATGGAGAACTTTCACTGCTTGATTTGGATGAGGGGAGGGAAAGAGATCTCACTGACTCGGTGGAGTTGTTCTGGGTTACCTGCGGTCAGTCAGAGGAGAAAACAAACCTAATTGAGGAAGTGTCATGGCTGGATTATGGCCACCGAGGAATGCAG GTTTGGTATCCATCTCCAGGTGTCGACAGTTTTAAACAAGAGGATTTCTTGCAG TTGGACCCGGAGCTGGAATTTGATCGTGAGGTGTATCCTCTTGGTCTACTGCGCAATGCTGGGGTTGTTGTGGGTGTTTCACAGAGAATGTCTTTTTCTGCATGTACTGAGTTTCCATGTTTCGAGCCATCTCCTCAAGCTCAGACCATATTGCATTGCTTACTACGACATCTTCTGCAG AGGGACAAAATGCAAGAAGCATTACGGTTGGCACAATTATCAGCAGAAAAGCCACATTTTTCACATTGTTTAGAGTGGCTTCTTTTTACAGTTTTTGAAGCTGAAATTTCCAG GCAAAACACAAATAAGAATCACACTACAGTTCCTAATCATGCTACCTCCTGCTCACTTCTGGAAAAGACCTGTGATCTAATCAGAAATTTTCCCGAGTATTTTGATGTGGCCGTTAGTGTTGCACGAAAAACTGATGCTCGACATTGGGCAGATTTGTTTGCTGCTGCTGGTAGATCCACTGA GTTGTTTGAGGAATGCTTCCAAAATAGATGGTATCGGACTGCTGCTTGCTATATACTG GTAATTGCAAAGCTTGAGGGTCCTGCTGTGAGTCAGTATTGTGCAATGCGTTTATTGCAG GCAGCACTTGATGAATCTTTATATGAACTGGCTGGGGAACTA GTGAGGTTTCTCCTCAGATCTGGACGGGAATATGAACCTACAACAACAGATTCTGAGAAGCTATCTCCTCGGTTCTTtggatattttcttttttcgtcTAGTTTTGGTAGACAGGCTCTGGATTCAAAAGG CTCATTCAAGGAGCAGAGTCCGCATATTTCTTCTGTTAAGAATATTTTAGAAAGCCATGCAAGCTATCTGATGTGTGGAAAAGAACTTTCAAAGCTTGTTGCATTTGTGAAGGCCACGCAGTTTGATCTTGTG GAATATTTACAGCGAGAAAGATATGGATCTGCTCGCTTGGACAATTTTGCTTCCGGGCTTGAGCTTATAGGACAGAAG CTTCAAATGGAGACATTGCAAAGTAGGTTAGATGCAGAATTCCTATTGGCTCAAATGTGCTCTGTCAAATTCAAAGAATGGATTGTTGTCCTGGCCACACTTCTGAGGCGATCTGAG gttttgtttgatttatttcaaCATGATTTGCGTTTATGGAATGCATATAGCACAACTTTACAG TCACATCCCGCATTTGCTGAATACCACGATCTGCTTGCATTCTTGGAACTGAAGCTACGCCCCACTTCAAATccagaagaaaaatga
- the LOC116015089 gene encoding probable receptor-like protein kinase At5g24010, which yields MAKLKLPFALCFSSFLLFFNLVLSSSAFSPIDHYLINCGSHGSTVDLDHRRFVGDSNSPLLSSSGGESLAVSNPLPGSSPIYHTGRVFTRPSKYVFSVRDPGAHLVRLHFQVLNTGLDYSNAQFYVLADGYLLLDSSSIEKTWNSGVIKEYIIRVDSDKLVITFVPVKKSKFAFVNAIEVISAPKDLVADLAQYVSSEKNEQISGLLKNGFETVHRVSVGGPKVTPFNDSLWRTWLPDDEFLKSHDDSLSKVYYSGHIQYQNGGASREVGPDNMYNTARIIKSSSDSIPNLNMSWAFPVDEGYKYLVRMHFCDIASVARGMLYFNVYVNGYMAYENLDLTMITGILASPFYADFVVDEGLSGVLTVSVGPSNMSETRAVDAILNGVEIMKINNSVGSFDGEFCAHSVLKTWRTGNGGVVLFLLAAVFLLLTATMLIKRRSSVIGDSIVWSRLPMEIPDAISKRYNQLSSSKV from the coding sequence ATGGCGAAACTCAAGCTACCTTTCGCTCTCTGCTTTTCTTCGTTTCTCCTCTTCTTCAATCTCGTCCTCTCCTCCTCCGCTTTCTCTCCCATCGACCACTACCTCATCAATTGCGGCTCACACGGCAGCACGGTTGACCTAGACCACCGCCGCTTCGTCGGCGACTCAAATTCGCCGCTGCTCTCTTCATCCGGAGGGGAATCACTCGCCGTCTCGAATCCTCTTCCCGGATCATCCCCGATTTACCACACGGGTCGGGTTTTCACCCGCCCATCAAAGTACGTGTTCAGCGTCAGAGATCCGGGTGCTCATCTAGTTCGCCTCCATTTTCAGGTACTGAACACCGGCCTTGATTATTCGAATGCTCAGTTTTATGTTTTGGCGGACGGGTATTTACTGTTGGACAGTTCTAGTATTGAAAAGACTTGGAATTCCGGGGTAATTAAAGAGTATATAATTAGGGTTGATTCGGATAAGCTTGTGATCACCTTCGTCCCGGTGAAGAAGTCGAAATTTGCATTCGTTAATGCCATTGAAGTAATCTCAGCTCCCAAAGATTTGGTTGCTGATTTAGCTCAGTATGTGAGTTCTGagaaaaatgaacaaattagTGGATTATTGAAGAATGGATTTGAAACTGTGCATAGAGTTAGTGTGGGAGGTCCAAAAGTGACCCCTTTTAATGACTCTCTGTGGAGGACTTGGCTTCCTGATGATGAGTTCTTGAAGTCTCATGATGATAGTTTGTCAAAGGTCTACTATTCTGGGCATATACAGTATCAGAATGGTGGGGCGAGCCGAGAGGTTGGTCCTGATAATATGTACAACACAGCACGGATTATTAAGAGCTCGAGTGATTCCATCCCAAACCTAAACATGTCATGGGCGTTTCCTGTGGATGAGGGCTATAAGTACTTGGTTAGAATGCACTTCTGTGATATAGCTAGTGTTGCACGTGGTATGCTGTATTTCAATGTGTATGTGAATGGATATATGGCTTACGAGAACTTGGATCTTACAATGATCACCGGAATTCTTGCCTCACCATTCTATGCTGACTTTGTTGTTGATGAGGGGCTTTCGGGTGTTCTGACTGTTAGTGTGGGGCCGTCGAATATGAGCGAGACACGAGCTGTGGATGCCATTCTTAATGGGGTTGAGATCATGAAGATAAACAATTCGGTGGGCAGCTTTGATGGAGAATTCTGTGCACATTCTGTCTTGAAGACATGGAGGACAGGGAATGGCGGTGTTGTCCTTTTCCTGTTAGCTGCAGTTTTCTTGCTGCTGACAGCAACCATGTTGATAAAGAGGAGGAGTTCTGTGATCGGAGACTCGATTGTGTGGTCAAGATTGCCTATGGAGATCCCCGATGCTATATCAAAGCGCTACAATCAACTGTCATCCAGTAAAGTGTGA
- the LOC116017107 gene encoding E3 ubiquitin-protein ligase RHA1B-like, translated as MGFPVIYTDVFVPSVVVQALSILCYLRTIFFSVFASLGLTEAESPEPEVYFHESSAGIGNQSAASMLIRELLAVAKFSEVGGGEESCAVCLCEYESGDEIRRLRNCSHIFHRRCLDRWIDNGRNTCPLCRASLVPRELQEEFEKRLRAVSVISRDLSTQFNSVLPYPVSSS; from the coding sequence ATGGGGTTTCCGGTGATTTACACCGATGTTTTTGTCCCCAGCGTCGTCGTTCAAGCTCTTTCCATACTGTGCTATCTGAGAACCATATTTTTCTCCGTCTTCGCCTCTCTAGGGCTCACGGAGGCGGAATCTCCTGAACCGGAGGTATATTTTCATGAGAGTTCAGCTGGAATTGGAAACCAGTCCGCGGCTTCAATGTTGATCCGGGAGCTTCTGGCGGTGGCGAAGTTCTCGGAGGTCGGCGGCGGAGAAGAAAGCTGCGCGGTGTGTTTGTGCGAGTACGAGAGCGGGGATGAGATCAGGCGGTTGAGGAACTGCAGTCACATTTTCCACCGGAGATGCCTGGACCGTTGGATTGATAACGGACGGAACACGTGTCCTCTATGCAGGGCGTCGCTTGTGCCACGTGAGTTGCAGGAGGAGTTCGAGAAGCGGCTCCGGGCTGTTTCCGTCATCAGTCGTGATCTCAGTACTCAATTTAACTCAGTACTACCGTATCCTGTCTCCTCCTCATAG
- the LOC116017106 gene encoding protein diaphanous homolog 1-like, producing MASEEYMQKMQARKSYRNFWHTDLMSAPLADPLYCCFAVCCGPCASYLLRKRALYNDMSRYVCCGGYMPCSGRCGESHCPELCLCTEVFCCFANSVASTRFMLQDEFNIQTTQCDNCIIGFMFCLQQLACICSCIACILGSDELRELSQILNCLSDMVTCTVCSCMQTQHKVEMDKRDGKFGPPPPMAVPTPQHMSRIDQPIPPPAGSGQSPPPQQMVYPPPQQGYGYQAPPPQPTEGYGYPPQSAPAPGQGYGYPPPPPPSAQGYGYPLPPPSQGLQMPNYPPPGAGYPPPNYGK from the exons ATGGCGAGCGAGGAGTACATGCAGAAAATGCAGGCTCGGAAGAGCTACCGCAACTTCTGGCACACCGATCTCATGAGTGCCCCATTGGCCGATCCTCTCT ATTGTTGTTTCGCTGTTTGTTG TGGTCCATGTGCCTCATATCTCCTGCGCAAGCGAGCTCTTTATAATGATATGTCTAG ATACGTATGCTGTGGGGGATATATGCCTTGCAGTGGCCGATGTGGCGAAAGTCATTGCCCTGAACTTTGTCTTTGCACAGAG GTTTTTTGTTGCTTTGCGAATTCAGTTGCTTCAACGCGCTTTATGTTACAAGATGAGTTCAACATACAGACAACACAGTGTGATAATTGCATAATT GGATTCATGTTCTGTCTCCAGCAGCTGGCATGCATATGTAGCTGCATTGCTTGCATTCTTGGAAGTGACGAACTTAGAGAACTGTCTCAGATATTGAATTGCCTTTCAGACATGGTTACCTGCAC GGTTTGCTCCTGTATGCAG ACACAGCACAAAGTTGAAATGGATAAAAGAGATGGGAAATTTGGGCCGCCACCACCAATGGCGGTTCCTACTCCTCAACATATGTCTCGTATAGATCAGCCTATTCCTCCACCAGCAGGATCTGGTCAGTCACCTCCACCACAACAAATGGTTTACCCACCACCCCAGCAGGGATATGGTTACCAAGCACCTCCACCTCAACCAACAGAGGGGTATGGCTACCCACCACAGTCTGCCCCAGCACCTGGACAGGGCTATGGTTACCCACCACCACCTCCTCCGTCTGCCCAGGGCTATGGTTATCCACTACCACCTCCTTCCCAAGGTCTCCAAATGCCAAATTATCCTCCACCTGGAGCAGGTTATCCCCCACCCAATTATGGCAAGTAA